The proteins below come from a single Staphylococcus sp. MI 10-1553 genomic window:
- a CDS encoding DUF948 domain-containing protein → MEWILPIAGIIAAIAFLILAIGIVVVLVSVKKNLDHVAKTLDGVEGQIQGITRESTDLLHKANRLTEDVQDKANRLNSVVDAVKGIGDSVQTLNGSVDRVTHSITHNISQNEDKISQVVQWSNVAMEIADKWQNRKSRRGSAAYKTNNVAADANRNANHNGQPLSNEELVNNQYENKNINDFATNPSDVNTKYTTLNDTDSK, encoded by the coding sequence ATGGAATGGATTTTACCTATCGCGGGAATCATCGCAGCAATTGCTTTTCTTATTTTAGCAATCGGTATCGTTGTAGTATTGGTTTCTGTTAAAAAGAACTTGGATCATGTGGCTAAAACACTTGATGGCGTAGAAGGACAGATTCAAGGGATTACGCGTGAGTCAACAGACTTGCTACACAAAGCGAATCGTTTAACCGAAGACGTACAAGACAAAGCCAATCGCTTAAACTCTGTTGTAGATGCGGTTAAAGGTATTGGTGATTCAGTACAAACATTAAATGGTTCTGTTGATCGAGTAACACACTCAATCACGCATAACATTTCTCAAAATGAAGACAAAATTTCACAAGTTGTTCAATGGTCAAACGTTGCAATGGAAATCGCTGACAAATGGCAAAATAGAAAAAGCCGTCGCGGTAGTGCAGCTTACAAAACGAACAACGTAGCAGCTGATGCAAATCGTAATGCAAACCATAATGGTCAACCTTTATCTAATGAAGAATTAGTAAACAACCAATATGAAAACAAAAACATTAACGATTTTGCAACAAATCCTAGTGATGTAAACACAAAATACACAACATTGAATGACACAGATTCAAAATAA
- a CDS encoding bifunctional 3-deoxy-7-phosphoheptulonate synthase/chorismate mutase, giving the protein MTSKLETYRKQIEDINDQILDLLSKRGELAQKIGEEKRKQSTVIYDPQREKEMLNTLIDKNQGPFNDNVIKQLFKEIFKASTDLQKSDNEKHLYVSRKLKPEDTIVHFENGGIIGEGQKSFVFGPCSVESYDQIDAVAKDLKAKGEKFIRGGAFKPRTSPYDFQGLGEEGLKILKQMKDKYDLNVVSEIVHPNDFELADQYLDVFQIGARNMQNFELLKEAGRTRKPILLKRGLSATIEEFVYAAEYIASEGNQNIILCERGIRTYEKATRNTLDISAVPILKQGTHLPVMVDVTHSTGRKDIMLPAAKAALAVGADGVMAEVHPEPAVALSDSGQQMDLNEFNEFYNVIKPLADMYNNKKLK; this is encoded by the coding sequence ATGACAAGTAAATTAGAAACGTACAGAAAACAGATTGAAGACATTAACGATCAAATATTGGACTTATTATCAAAACGAGGTGAATTAGCACAAAAAATCGGTGAGGAAAAACGTAAACAAAGCACTGTAATTTATGATCCTCAACGTGAAAAAGAAATGCTAAACACACTGATTGATAAAAACCAAGGCCCATTTAATGATAATGTAATTAAACAACTGTTTAAAGAAATTTTTAAAGCCTCAACAGATTTACAAAAATCAGATAATGAAAAACATTTGTATGTCTCACGTAAGTTAAAGCCTGAAGATACGATTGTACACTTTGAAAATGGTGGCATTATTGGTGAAGGCCAAAAATCTTTTGTCTTCGGTCCATGTTCGGTTGAATCTTATGATCAAATCGATGCAGTGGCTAAAGATTTGAAAGCGAAAGGCGAAAAATTCATTCGTGGTGGTGCATTCAAACCACGTACATCACCATATGACTTCCAAGGCCTAGGTGAAGAAGGATTAAAAATACTTAAACAAATGAAAGATAAATATGACCTCAATGTTGTGAGTGAAATTGTTCATCCAAACGACTTTGAACTGGCTGATCAATACTTGGATGTTTTCCAAATTGGTGCACGTAACATGCAAAACTTCGAATTATTAAAAGAAGCAGGTCGTACGCGTAAACCAATTTTATTAAAGCGTGGTTTATCTGCAACTATTGAAGAGTTTGTATACGCTGCAGAATACATTGCATCAGAAGGGAACCAAAATATTATTTTATGTGAACGTGGTATTCGAACTTACGAAAAAGCGACACGTAACACATTAGATATTTCAGCAGTACCGATCTTAAAACAAGGTACGCATTTACCAGTCATGGTTGATGTGACGCACAGTACAGGTCGCAAAGACATTATGTTACCAGCAGCGAAAGCAGCACTTGCAGTAGGGGCTGATGGCGTAATGGCAGAAGTACATCCTGAACCTGCAGTCGCTTTAAGTGATAGCGGTCAACAAATGGACTTAAATGAGTTCAATGAATTCTACAACGTCATCAAACCTTTAGCTGATATGTACAATAACAAGAAATTGAAATAA
- the ccpA gene encoding catabolite control protein A yields the protein MTVTIYDVAREARVSMATVSRVVNGNQNVKPETRDKVNEVIKRLNYRPNAVARGLASKKTTTVGVIIPDISNIYYSQLARGLEDIATMYKYHTIISNSDDDPEKEKEIFNNLLSKQVDGIIFLGGTLTDEIKEQISRASIPVVVSGTNGKDDGIASVNIDFVQASKEVTEQLVNTGSKKFAFVGGGYSKKAQEDVYEGLKEVLEQHQLAVDEHLLYVGNETYKDGLRAYEKLSHYQPDAVLSISDEQAIGIVHGALDHGLEVPKDIQVVSFNNTRLVEMVRPQLSSVIQPLYDIGAVGMRLLTKYMNNEDIENPNVILPHKIQYRGTTR from the coding sequence ATGACTGTAACCATTTATGATGTGGCGAGAGAAGCAAGAGTATCTATGGCGACGGTATCACGTGTAGTGAATGGTAATCAAAACGTGAAACCCGAAACAAGAGATAAAGTGAATGAAGTAATTAAACGTTTAAACTATCGTCCAAATGCTGTAGCAAGAGGGTTAGCAAGTAAAAAAACGACTACAGTAGGTGTGATTATTCCGGATATTTCTAACATCTACTACTCACAATTAGCAAGAGGATTAGAAGATATTGCGACGATGTATAAATATCATACGATTATTTCTAACTCTGATGATGATCCTGAGAAAGAAAAAGAAATCTTTAATAATTTATTAAGTAAACAAGTTGACGGTATCATTTTCCTCGGTGGCACACTTACTGATGAGATTAAAGAGCAAATTAGCCGTGCATCTATTCCTGTTGTCGTATCAGGAACAAATGGTAAAGACGACGGTATTGCATCCGTTAACATTGATTTCGTACAAGCAAGTAAAGAAGTGACAGAGCAATTAGTTAATACAGGTTCTAAAAAGTTTGCTTTCGTTGGCGGTGGTTATTCTAAAAAAGCACAAGAAGATGTCTATGAAGGGCTTAAAGAAGTGTTAGAACAACATCAACTTGCGGTCGATGAACATTTATTATATGTCGGTAATGAAACGTATAAAGATGGTTTACGTGCATATGAAAAGTTAAGTCACTATCAACCAGATGCGGTATTATCTATTAGTGATGAACAAGCGATTGGTATTGTTCACGGTGCGTTAGATCATGGTTTAGAAGTACCTAAAGACATTCAAGTGGTCAGCTTCAACAACACACGTTTAGTTGAAATGGTAAGACCGCAATTATCAAGTGTCATTCAACCTTTATATGATATCGGTGCGGTAGGGATGCGTCTGTTAACGAAATATATGAATAATGAAGATATCGAAAATCCAAATGTGATTTTGCCACATAAAATTCAATATCGTGGCACAACACGTTAA